The genomic region aaaaaatgcaacataaataaaaaaatatcaatctcaccgtaatatatattatatcaatataagatcAATAGAAATTAATGGTATTATGATATTATAGTGTAAACAAGGCTCTTGCGCGCACATCCAATATCGGTTTGCTAGACTGTGAGGGCTCTTAGCCACACAGCGCCTAACTCTGAAATTTATGACTATTAgaagatttattaaaaataaaaatagatttgtATTTAACCAGCTggaaataaatagaagaatttgtaaaaggaaaaaggaatttaattgtctttttttttcaatacgAGGAATTTCAAATAGTCCGATCTTTGCAATAGCTTGCGAgtgtaatatatattatgtcaGTGTaagatcaataaaaattaatagtattatgataatatatttaattttattaccgGACTAAACaacttatattaatttataaagaagaaatgtaaaatttaaaggTTGAAAAACCATccaactataaatttttttgtacttttctattaaagaaaaaaagaagaagagagaagtCTATGATCAATGGTACACCTTCTCACTCGTATTAAGACTGAAAACTTCTTGCATAAATTAGAACATGGTCTATAAATAGGCAccattgaaaaaatatatgatggaTTTATTTGTAGTCAATTGAATTCACtaattataatatcaattaatgaAACTGTCATAGTGCTATcgaagaatattatatatatgatattttataagagGTGAAAAATGAGGAAATTGTTTTTGACACCTGTGCtaaataaagaacttgcaattcttctctcaaaacaaaacaaaagaaaaaaggaaaaaaaaaaaacttgtaCTTCTATTATCTTAAAATCATGAAATAATATTACACATAAAAACAACTTTGTGTTTCTTTAGTTGCTTATATTGTACTAACTCGTACAATAAATTCTTTCAATGGCTTCAAGAATGTCATACGTTGGAGTACCTAAGTTGAATAAACATACAAGGGAAGTCGCATACCCAACAAATGAAATTAGGGGACCAAAATGTAAGAGAGCGATACAATAACCTGAAAGCCAAACCAAATCTTCATAATTTTGGGCGGTCTGATTCTACATTGTTGCTCGTGCGTGCACTTTGTCATaggcttttatttttctcaatgaAATTTTTCTAGCGTGCACccgaattataaatataatcattagAGATTGGAATCAAATGAATTAGAGAGTATAGAGTCTAACTATAAAAATCGGGTTTGGATTTCattaaatatcaaaagcaTTAGAATTAATCACTTAATTGGTTAGACTTGACCCTTTCTTAATTAGTGATGGTGGATCTCTGACATTTCCCCAATAATCACTTAGTGACTCGTATAAATTGTTTGTACTTTTTATCGTAgttcttataaattatttgtattgcttatttcttaattagtgatggcttaaatataattagtggAAAATTAATAGACTAGACCTACTATGATACTATATTATGAAATTGAATTGATGATTAAGCTGAGAGTTAAATGAATAAGAAAGTGTTAGAACccaattaaaagatttaggACTTGAGTCTAACCAATATCAAAATGACTAGAACTATCCACTTGATTGGTTGGATTTTTACTcttctaaattttatgtatatctTATTTCTTAAGACATGtttggtaaaattttaatgcaaCACTGTAACTTAAATTGtttggtaaaattttattagcgaTTActattagtatgttaaataACCATTGATggtataatttatcattaaatatattattttattataatatattcaattatataaattaataaaaataatttataataattaaaaatattatagttaatttccttaaatcaattgtatttattattaaaaatatctataaaaaattattctaaaattaaaaatttaaatttaaattctaccaataaaaatttctaatttaaatactataattataagTACTATAATTAGATCAACTTAaagtaagttattattaataaattttaataagaataataatgtctaaataaataaaaatgaaatcagttatcaatttataagaaaaaaaaatttaaaacgaAGCTGATACAATCAACAGTTGATTATCTAACcttatcatataattttatcaaataaaagttGTATTTAAGGAAAAATGTTTGAAGGATGTGtaatttattccacatgcatatataaaaaaatataatagagtTTATAATGTACAAGAGCAAATCTATTAACTTGTCTTAAATCATATTAATAGTTAGATCCAAATTAAAACTGATTTATAATGGCCATTCACACTCCTTACATTTCTAAATTCTTTTGGCTCATAAATTCTTACAATACatgctttttaaaaaaaaaaattatttataacaaaaagaagagaacTAACTTATTGAATATTTTGACTTCACCAAACTAATATTAGGCCTTATTCATTAAATCTTTTTGGACTGAATTAAACAAATGACATGTTTCATAGGTTAcgaattaatatattacaattgaataattaatttaataaatagttgGTTTCATCATTAaacaatcaaaattttaaacaaatatgaCAATTCTAAATTCTTAGatttatctataaaattaGGTATActatataagaattttaaaaaacaaaagtgcATGTATAACAAATTCTCAAGAATTGTAGgcaaaaagcaaaaagaacttgtgtattttctaattttctttctctatgtCACTTACCCCATTCATTCAAGAATGAGAATGCGCAAACATTCTTAAAGTAATGAACAAAATCTTTGTAGCAAAGAGTGGGAGTAGATTTCTCAagagtcaaaagaaaaaaaaaaaaaagtgggaGAGCAAAAGACTTTTACTTGGGGATGAGTTAACTGCTTCATAATCTATTGATATGATCTAATTTTGCTGTATGCACCACAATTAGTAAAAGAGTGATACAAATGTATGAGTGAATTACATTTTAGTGTTGAATGATTGAcaatatattctattatttaatattaataaatatatgtcaatcaTCTATCGATTTGGTGTATAGACAGGAACATATAGCAAAtctagataatttttttatatttatatatttaaaatatatattaataaaaagtgatatatattttaaattttataataataataataataataatagtggtCTCGAAGAGGGAAACAGCCGAGGATGTCATTGTCTATGTTAGAATAAGTCTATTTTGAGTGTTTGACATTTGAGATTTGAGATGTggattttcaaatttcttaaTCTCTGACCATTCCATGCATCTttgactattttttaaaaaaattgactaACTTTTGCATGCCTAACTTCCGTCGTCTTTTCCCCttcaattctatttttattattagtaatcaGGCGTTGAACATGGACTAGTCGAGTAAGTGGAAGATCACATGCTCAATCTGCCTACCATACTTCTCTATAAATACTTCTTATAATTGTCACTCTTCTCCATCCGCAACCTCATTacctcttctcttcttttactcATTTCTAGTATTCCTTCTTTCTCTAACACACAAACACAACTATGAACTTACTAAAgattttcttgattcttgttcTTGTAATGGCTCTACTCCTTTCTGTTGCTGCATTGCCACTcgaacaagaacaagaagatcTAGAACCAGAACAAGAAGATCTCGACTATGACTTGACCGAACAATCATTTGATGAagaaaccgaattcaattCTGAACATGGATTCCGTCATTTGCTTGCtcaaaagaaagtgaaaaaagCTCGTCGTGTGAGTTGTAACAAGTTTCCTAGGATCTGCCATGCCAAGGGAAGTCCGGGGCCTTATTGTTGCAAGAAGAAGTGCGTAAATGTCTTGACAGATCGCCTTAACTGTGGAGCCTGTGGAAAGAAGTGCAAATACAATCAGATTTGTTGTAATGGCAAATGCGTTAATCCATCCTTCAATAGAAGGCACTGTGGAGGTTGCAACAATAGGTGCAACAGTGGAGAGTTTTGTGCTTTTGGGCTTTGCAATTATGCATAGGATATCGAACTTTGAAGATTTTCTTGATTGATGAGAtccatattctttttttatttgaagaaaagAAGTAGTTTCGTTCTTCGTACTGTTAAGCCAATTGTGAAAACATATATTCTTGATTGAGACTTTATAGTTGAACTTCCGTAATAAATGATAGTATTCATTTGTTTTTAGTATGgtgagaaattataaatagcCCTGTTTTACATTTTGCAGCAACCATGCAACAATGAATAGTTTTGATATCAAGTCTCTCTATTTATTAAGAGAacttgttcttgggtttctatcGGTAATTCCTAAACATAGAAAGAACATGAACTGGTTTGATGATTAACTCTGAATCATgagtttttctaatttaattaaagtctCGAATTCGAATTTTCAGTATGCGGctgtattaaaatttttgaggTATTGTTTTGCCATCCGTAAAAATTTTGACTGGTATGTTTTAAATTAACtctagatatatataaaaaaagcaCAAAACGCGCCTTCAAGTAAACACTATTACTAGTTGAGTTAAATCgaagaataaattttaataaaagagaggtggatttgttaatttatagTCAAAAGGGGACGGAGGTAGAGAGGGAAATTAAGCATGTTGGGAAAGAAGCGTCTGCATTATCAACTTTTAGAAAGTCTTTGATATATGCATTTCCAAGAATGAGAACAGGTACACCttctaaaataaagaataaagtcTTTGCTATGATACATACTTATCGTTTTCCTTTTATTAGTCGTCGGCTGTTGAACCTGGACTAATAAATTGAATGGAAGATCGGATGCTCAATTTCCCCTCCAAAGTTCTCTATGAAGACTTGACTCACATTGCCTCTTTTCTCCATCCATAAGCTATCTAGTTATTCCTTTCTTATTGGTGTAATTACTTCTATTCCAGAATCAAGATCAAACTCTATCATTTCTTGCACTAAAAAATGAAGCTATTAAAAATTGTACGGATACATCTAATAGTGTATAAATgagatgataataatattttctatcttaactAAGGTTTCGAGTTTGAACTTTGGGTATGCAGCTGCGTTAAAATTTTTGAGGGAGTATTTTATCACCCATGAGAGTTCTACCTGGGACGCTCTAGATTAACTCTAGATATATGtatacaagaaaaaaagagattgCAGAAATACTTGTAATGGCTCTAGTTTTTACTATTGTTGCAATATTACCACtaaaacaagaacaagaaattaGTTATGAATGGGCCGAACGATCTAATGACGAAGAAATGAATTTAGCTCTCAACATGGATTTAGTCGCTTTCTTgcttaaaataaatcaagaaaaagcTCACCGCAATACATGTTCAAGTCCTCGACGATTTGCCATGCCAAAGGATGCCCAATATGAATTAACCATCAACACATATGAACATGTTTATATAACATGCAAGACCCCTTATTCAGCTATTAGtttaaatattgatattaagAAGATATTATTAATGGAAAATCATGTTAGGAGCCAAGAGGAGGGGTCCCGGCGTTAACCCTCCGATGGTTAAATCAGCAGAACTATATGAATTGAGGGGCGACCAAGTTCGTCTATCATAGCATTACTATATCGAGAAATATTTAGATAGATCCTGTTTTATAGATACATCCAATAAAAATGAGTCCCATTAGGGTTTAGAATGTCATTACCTTTTCTATATTTGGAGATTAGACTTTTCTATTTGTATCAATGATTCAAGTTTGCATCCCATAATGCATGTAAAGGAGGTGAAGTCATTAAGCCAAGTGTTTACTTATAATGATGCAAATCACTTGTGAAGAAATATTGTATCGATAGTTACTAGACAGAGAGtaagttaattaatatttaacaaCATTATCCGACATGTCCATTGACAGGGCGTAACTTGGTGGTCCTCTGAGCAGGCCATGCCCCCATAATTTTCCTTAACTACAAATTTACCTATAAGCTGTTCTTTTATTACTTTCAAAAAAGTACTTAGTGACTTCCCcagaaattttatatttatagttcTGCCccatagttaaattaaatttcaatcatattcttttagttatttaatttgaattttcattgtaaattttattttattcactgtattagtattattttgttcattaatatccatttttaatgtttcttaatatttttatgaaattttaggATCCTAATGTCACATTAGTTATACATATTGCTTAAgttctcattttttaaatgatatcCACGCTACTTAATTTTGATCagcaactcaaattaacaaaaattacatttaattaGTCAAATCatgactaaattgataatttttaaaaaattgatcaAAATAGTAAAGATTTTAGCTCCTCTAAATTAATTGATAGCTCAAACTGGTCTTCTGCCATCCCAAGTGATTTCCAAACCTCAAATATGCAATTCGATAGTGTCTAGTATGAACGGAAAAACAAATTGCATCAAGTGAGAACTTCATGCTCATATGTTTGTGCCCTCCACAGATGAAAGGAGATTACCCTAAAGATGTATATTCTGGCATCCCAATTGTCATTAAGCAAGAAGACACAAATTTAGGCAGCGGAGTTAAACATGTTCTGCCAAGGACTATATTACTTGAAGGAACCATACCGGATTTTGCTGATACAATGTCACAAAATCCCATCAGCAGCTCAATTGACTAAATTagataagtaaaaaaaaaaaaaaaaacaaaacacatGTTACAATCTACTCTAAACTTGGCCAAAAGGAGTAGTTTGAAAAGCATTCTGAAAGAAAATGTAATACCCatgaattttaaagttttaatttcaatattttcagGGAAAATTTTAGTAGATTGAGTAtcatttcattaatattatttaataataaatttaaatattgttttaaaatatttagtaagctaaattttattttattttatttggctTTAATACgaatgttttatttatttattatattcttatttttattattttattttaagtggATCTAAATCTTGTTACTAATAGCATTCATGATTTTATTAAGCATTAGGCTAACGTTGAATTATCAATATAACCcgtgtaaatatatataaatatgtgtttattttctttactaGGGGTAATACTGTAGCAACTTATTTAAGGCGGGATTTATGtgcatttttttatcttttcacaTAAAACAATTGCATTAGGGCCCCTGCCtcccttcttccttcttccccCTGACACCAACACCGCCTCTTCCCACCACTTCCTCCTATTTCCGCCGCCTGCCACCTCCTTCCAGCCACCGcaaactttttctttcccttcctCTCGCCGATGCCGtcttcctctttttctttccgtGCAGTTTGACGTTGAGCTTGAAGAAGGGAAGCTCCTTTCTTGCTGCCGCCACCGAAACAACCACCTGCCGTCCTCTTCTTGCAAATCCTACGACGAAATCGTACTCCCCACCATTGATAACCCAAGGTCAGCTCCTTCCCATCCCCGTTCCTCCGCCGACAGCCTTGGGAGAGCCTCATCGGAGCAGCTTCCTTCTCACTATGATTTAGCAGTTTCGGGCAAAGGCAAGGCTgtgattttgatatttttggcTTCAACGCATCTCAAGTTTCGCATAGGCCCTTTGGAATTCGAATTCCGACACTATTGGTAGTACTGATTTCCGGACCTTGATAGTTTCCGGACAGAATTTCAGATTTTGGTCTTGGTATAATCTTTTTAGactcaaaaaattatttagaattattaaaaaatatttagtgcATTAGTTTTTTgttacaaataattaattaaattatttaattaattagtagtttgatcctaaaaatattatagattaattatagaagaattattattttattatataaattgacattgtgattaattaaattaaaatacgaGGAAAATAATTGTGTTGCAtcgtaaaataatattattttgaaccATTATTTAGCTTAATCAGAAGGCAAATAAGatgataaaaatgaattagACTTGTGTATCTTTTTTCTTAGGTTGGTTTAGAAAATAAGTTCCGAATTTTCTTGAGTCCGTATAGAAGTAAATGAGCTTGTCCTgtctaatttttgaaaaataaacaatattcAGCATCTGAATGTTTTTATAAAGATTATTGTAAGTTTTAAAACTACAAAAATAATAGCTCAAAAGATAAGTACgagatttattaaaatttacgAGCTTAGAGCCATGTAACaagttaaaaaatacaattcaatctcGTTTCTTTTAAGcacaaattgataaaaaaaggCACATGTTATTATTTGAAGCTTGTTGGATTATTTGGAAGCCAAGATAAACATTATGATCATTGATAATCTGAATTAAATCTTTAGATGGAAATCATATATTGAatgatttcttatataaatatataaaagaagctGAGTAAAGTCTgaactctaaataattttatatagtttgatgggattttatatcaaatttatgaGGGTCGTCTATCATATTAACCATATCATGGGATAGGGGGCGTTCTTGCCTGCTGGTGTGATGATTGCAAGATATTTCAAG from Ricinus communis isolate WT05 ecotype wild-type chromosome 9, ASM1957865v1, whole genome shotgun sequence harbors:
- the LOC112536424 gene encoding stigma-specific STIG1-like protein 1 — encoded protein: MNLLKIFLILVLVMALLLSVAALPLEQEQEDLEPEQEDLDYDLTEQSFDEETEFNSEHGFRHLLAQKKVKKARRVSCNKFPRICHAKGSPGPYCCKKKCVNVLTDRLNCGACGKKCKYNQICCNGKCVNPSFNRRHCGGCNNRCNSGEFCAFGLCNYA